TGGACAAACCAAGATCAAGTTTGACACCAATTAAATcgattattaaatttaataatagtaattgcaaaCATTTCAGTTAAAAGATGGACACATAAAACATAAGAAGCTAAGCACACAaggacccaaaaaaaaaaaattgacaaacACAACCTTAGAGAAGAAttgtttaattaattagtaGGGACGTTGACCTGCAACATTGCCTGGAGGGCGATAGATACATACAACAAGGGAGCCTCCAATTCGGCAGGTAACTCTAGAACACCCTATCTCCTTCGAATCTTTCCAAACAACTTGAATGTAGGAATGGCAAAGATTACCACCAATGCAAGAGTTGGATTCGTAGTCGTAGTACCGTTTCTGTTCCACCCATATCTCCACAGCCTGATGTATTGCTGTAACGTTTTCGAATCCTGGAATACGTGCAGTGTTTTGGCCGTGATAAATAGAATAGCGTTTTCCTAATTGCCCCTGAAGACAGTGTATAATGTGTTTATTCACGAATTTTTCAGCCATTCTTGCTAACTGCCTGCTCCACTTTAATGGCTTCACCCCAACATCTGCTCGTGCAGCGTTCTGACCATCTAGGTAATCTGATGGAAACCCATCATCACACATTATGCTTAGTACCGAGAGCACGCTAAGTAAACTTATTATTAccatcttcattttttttttgcaaacaaATTAAAGGAGATTGCTCGTATAGTTGGGTTATTATTATGTTGCAATAGGTTGTggatatatgtatataatttataattaatttgtttatcaaaaatattattcgtACACAAAATTCACTTaccaatatatttatttataaatacatatttaatttaatttatttttaatatatatttatattttaacatgtattttatatggAAAAGTATGAGGAGTCAATggaatatttatacaatgtgtacaatggaggtttatgaagtattagagatataactattagtgttacattttcTCATTAGTTCAaatttttgggatgagtggtatcataaCATGGTATTAGAATGCTAGATCCAAAGTTTAAGTTTTTGGGAAGATGTTTATTATTCCTAGtactcggatggttattctagatagtatggggatgttcattttgtaactcaatagtcattgtacacattgtatagaTAATCTATTATCTCTCTAGCAGGATCCATTTTATATTAATGGTtaattttaatgactaattttaacATACACGTAACTATATATAgtcattaatttatattatatcatGATTGTCTTTTGAAATCTGAATTGAAATCTGACCTTTCAAAACAACTATTAGTGGCGTTAAAAAGGCTTGGAATCAAGTGATACTTACAAACACTGATATTGAAGTCTGATAACATATATGTTGCTAAACCCTCATCATTCCATATATGTCATAAATGGTTGATCCTCGCCTAATAAAATAAGGCTATGTTTGATTACCCTTCAAAATTTAGGGAAAAAATGTaaagcattttttttgtttagagTTAGGCCCAGTTTAGATaaacaacttaattaaattttttttaaaaaaaaaatagcttaaacaataaatgactatattaaaagtagtttataaataagttattttgtacttagatttttagttataaaagtgtttattttataaaaatatggtaaaaagtagtagtattatgacagaagtcattttttttaacttctctataagCTCTTAAATAGTTTCTTAGAAAGCCGcaatttagttttgaaaattgcacctgacattaatactactactttttataagtcaaaaaaaaattatttttgaaacttttcaAACAGGTCCTTAATCTACTATTATTAAAAGCGactattatttatttagtattttaatgAACTGTTATACTTTATATTTAAACATTGGGTCCATCTACTGTACAGATGTAcagatttttgtcttttattgatttaaaaacgtgtcactaaaagtgttgcttaaagagaaagtgttacccttaatcgttaacttggctctgataccaatttttagatgtaatttctttttcaaaatttctattaACTCTTCGTATTTTGCTTcgaataagtttataatttgtatagatttggttggtggtactttatagtttacaatttcataaaaagtattgaccatttctactattactaattctgatttcatttttatagtttttcaatcttgttttagtttataatattcttttttgcatgaattattgtatataaaatcttttatctgtttgtctttttctttaatataatttttcaaatcctcaaaaacctcttttatttctacactttctgttgtttctaaatatctttttaatttttcaacttcattctccattttttctttcaacagctttaattcttttaagtcataatatggttttccaggcatttataaattttttaagtttagctccaacttgtttatatttattcttatttctatcctttttattataaggtcattaatttcgaactgaaaattatttaattcccttttatactcctttattttactttttaattttttcgccctttttctttttattttgttttctggtctttcaatctttgtatacttcattatttatcttagaatttctgcaaattctatcatcgattcatcactattttctagagattctattaatttttctaactcttcaacttctccttttaatttgtcatagattatttttagagctttaaatgctctttgatttatttcagaaaactgtaaataattcaaccgattttctctttcaaagagctcttgtttcttgtcttgagaggttacatatattttttctttatttattgtcataacttagtgtttagggtttcatttaatttttcaaccttttttgttaattcttttatttcagaattttcttctttgatctttaacttagataaacttaacgggctattaattttggattctcttatttgaaaatttgatgaaactaattttcctgatggttcttttagtaaaagaactggattttcaatagctttatattttggtatttctgtctttacaattttctgaaataattcatcgacataaattctttctctatttttaaatattatactatgatggctatttgttaaagcataatttattgcatatgtaattgaaaatggttcatcgtcttgttccattagattctttctgtgaaatttataagccaaacttatagatcttccaagattttcagttgataaaggtatagcatatccaagatgggcattgaatttaacatttacgtttgccaagtttccatgaacagttccaattatttgatctattgggtcatcagtaattcttttgtcacagattgctaagcttattggtgaattaattcctttcatatatgtagatttgattaagacttgtatagtactaatatgaatccatccaattttagatcttttttgttgatccttaattttctcaatctgtttactcaattcttcatcatttatcaaagctatttcaagttctccattggcggattttatctttataggggcttcaagttgaatttttccatagtatattatattttttctattaaaaacttcttttaaaagattttgtttattaaaattttcatttgatttgagatttaaatttaattctgtttttagaacagcctgtttttcattatctagtaaggcagataatctataataatcagattcttccgttaattctaaactttctaaataattcataactatgagattaggataaaggcgtacttttttggagaaaaacttcatttatttagaatatttacataagatgtttttatctccagaggggagattgtagatactaactccagaggggagtttagaattggtttttcctaagggaattcttcttcagactatagaatcgccttggcaacttcctccttgctctcctagcatatgagtactcttagcctcctgctttctattgtctgatgccttctacaattggctaagcaacctatttataatggttgggtctgatggacaattcccatccttacccttcttatgacatcattgcttacgtcattgtttattatcttgcaccagctacattgttggtgctctatgacctaagcgcttacgtcactatgcaataatgttgagagatgcttcagatgtgctgtcctcctctttcattatgtgaccttcagatgcgttgtcctcttcctttatcatgtgggttgattccgtttcattattgctttcttcagataactctgagacacatagctggcacttgtggtcttctctatcttttatcaaatagcagagattcctctttatcccttcggggagcttttctaagagtccagataagttgtagaatgctgattcaaattccactaagagtctcatctctctttcttcaatttcattccttttactggacacaagcaaagtatttctgcttttataattgattcttgtgtgagatttccttgttatcttttgagttctttcgaagacccttgctagtgtgctggctagtcttccttcatgactgtagattgttaaatcttgaacttgatcaattggttgaaagtttactgggaagacggacatgaagattacttgatgtgctggaaccaagcattcttcttcttcattaaaaataggttgactattcgtaaattttagggatatatcccttggatttacgttgtcaatcatatttttaaatctctttactgcatcaatgaatcctgcaggaaactcactaataattttcaaatcattaaaaattaaaattgtatcaattaatccatattggaaaaactgataggtgtcagatggggaagcatctggaaatataaccagctttgttagctgttctttggcaataggataatatcctAAGATTGCCCTTTTCTCTTCAGTCCAATTCAGGACTATGTTAAGtgtttctctgagatttgatctacagacccttttcttttccttgatttcagcccttgtaggaatgtttcttattattcctgttctctgggtttgaattggagctttatctgctctttttagggtttgctctggatgaagagcttcatattccctgaaagattcctttgcttcttccagtgttaaaaaccctcctttatgaattatccttgattgatgtgtaaatggtACTGCTTTTTCCCAGGtatcatatactcctttcatggggccattataaattacataatattttttatcttgggtggattttttgataatttcagcaattgttttattttctggaattttttcttcacctgatttgtccaccacgcttagctggctgaactctgatggttttggttgttgtgttgatttcattgcttcgatggccttcttgagggattggatctgtgtccttatttgctgacaatgcttgcatttttcgagttcttgttcgtatttctggatttcttgatctaatgcgttgtagacgaactccattctcttgttaatgtatctgcaataacatttttatcacccttaatatattcaatttttattggatattgtaacaaaaataattgtcatcttaccaatcgtccatgattataatcaacttttaaattatatcgtatgaaacctgttaggtaacttgaatctgtcaTTAATGTAAAAtctctgggtagtaaatcaattttccatttcttaagagatttaattgctgctagagtttccttttcatgagtggtatatctctgttctgttggagtaaaagtccctgaaatatacctgcaaagtaattcctttggggaatatttagaatctagtgattctttttcttgttccaaactttttatagctttcttagcttttagacatcctgaccaggttatgtctgaagcatctgtttctactattaagtagtcattttcttctggaatataaagttctggaagtttttcacaaagttctttaattctttgaatttgcatactatctttttcatcccatttccattcttttttagtacttatttttggaaataagcttttagtgtattctgttatattctttaaaaatccttgattggaaatataatttatacaccctaaaaatctttgtaattgttttctatcttctattttattaggaaataaatttaccttttctagaacatttggttgaagttttagcttACCTTGAgtagatagaattaatccaagagactctatttcttgttttgctattattgctttctttttgctaagaactaatcctttctgtttacatctttctaaaactattaataatttttgaagatgatcttctttatcctgttttgtaaaaattaatatatcatcaatgtatactaaaacaaattcatttaattcttttagattttcttccataaatctttgataaatacctggggcttgctttaatccgaatggtaatacattccattcataaagcaacacacttgttgattcttttgttgggcaagtaaaagcagttaatttctttgtttcttcgtctaaacgaagttgccaatatcctgattttgcatcaagagatgaaaaccaagttgctcccttgattttttctaaaatagaatcttttcttggaagtttatgagcatcaccaatagttgcttcattcattttcttatagtttattaccattcttcgttttccccttttaatttcattattgttttcaacgtaaaaagctggagccgcatgaggacttttacttaatcttataattcctttttccaaaagatctttacattctaatgagaactcttctctatctcttgcggaataaggaattttatttggaacatttatctcttttgtgggatcttttaatttaatgcttactaattcgttatttgtatttttaatatctaaaggattttcagcacaaatttcatccaaaagttcttctatctttatttcaagattatttttggaatatttatctgaaagtataaatttaaataacatgtttctaatatagaaaatattttaaattttaagatcttatctatagtagtagttggtatttttatacgttttgatttttgatttattgaagaatcgtgtggggcttttaaaactatatatgttaattcttgaatgaatggatgatatagctttaaaaagttatttcctatgataaaatccattccagaatctaacatatatatagatggaacaatgaacctataattttgaataaaaatttcaaccatctctgctttttggtcaattttatgtattgatttgtcagctattctaactcttaatggtttctttaattttttttccaatcaagttttatatttgaactagcaaagcattgtgttgccccagaatctatgaaagcatttataaacttttctgttatttttatagtaataaatgtagcattattactcagtctctgagtctgtttccgagacatattcaaaaatatagtctaagttatcatcagattcttctaatggttccatgaaacaagacttagcaatttctatttgtttagtaagatcctttttatccttctttttcgggcattcatttgcgtagtgtccttcttcttggcaataccaacatttacaattttcttttttattcgggcaatagttatttctttgtcttttgtttttattgttattttcttttctaaaatatctcttttttcttcagtttggatagtattttctttttctaaattgatattttctttttctttgaaaatttttattaagaccatatttttgaggtatctcttcattatcctgacagcaaattctgattatatttgcaaatcttttttgagttgcttcttgcatacaacgttcttttatttcctctcttattgcagaggttgctccaccaaaattattttcaattgttcctctatttatttctcttataaatcttcccattataaattcattagcaggatatggaagttttgttatgtacatactaagataatgatttttatcttcttcttttaatttgtaataatgtattctatattcacatatataagattccacattacataaatcatatatctgaatattagctaaatggttttttgcttcttgatattctttattatagacttcttgtctatgatctataatattttttccaaaaattctttatatagaatcatcattatataatatcttatcataagctgttgtttttgtttctaattcttctattatttggttttctattgatgtcatatatctcttatagttcctttagtatgaaaccttatgtaattccaaatgtctcttccagacaattcactaagttttggattagtaaaggcttctaataagaaggaatttaaccagtttttgaaaatttctttttcgttctttttgcagtctaaatcgagcattctttctccttccattttctggattttaggaacgtattttgatggtatttttgtatattttgaatctttatttataaacccttttttaaaagcataattatcaaaacctgtttcccatttaaattgagattgattatccttagatgttccagcttcattttttacttgtattggaattgctggttcttcgtcacttgaataatctagaatgtgttcttcattttctatactttcagaattaactaactcttcttctatttgaaaaccatgttccataatattattttcttgagccatttttaattgtttaaaaagcattgtaacttcttctaatttttcttcaatattcataattttaaaggtggttttacttttagatctgttatgttgattatattttgaagtttttcttctttgggattctcttttttcttatccctttgaaattttgtacatactaatatttcttcgagcatatctactatagaatttaattgtgggttgaaggtatgataaagatgtggagaatcatttccatggtaacattttttagaaatttcgtgtgaaaaataagttttttcaggtttttgaagtccttcaataaaacttatagtaaaataaagatttgagaaaaatcattttgtattgattttaagaattcggtgtcattacaattaacattagttaaaatcattaatttttgatctattaattttgataacttaattatttcttctcttaaatcttctaatttacttttttccattaggtgacgcttttctttgtgaagagttACGGTTTTGAGTGAAAAGTGTAGCTTTAAAATGTGTGGTTTAGATCATTAAATCTGTAAATATGTACAAATTTAAATCTGTACCATATAATTTTCTTTAaacatttaatcaaac
This sequence is a window from Arachis stenosperma cultivar V10309 chromosome 10, arast.V10309.gnm1.PFL2, whole genome shotgun sequence. Protein-coding genes within it:
- the LOC130956614 gene encoding pathogenesis-related protein 1B-like — protein: MCDDGFPSDYLDGQNAARADVGVKPLKWSRQLARMAEKFVNKHIIHCLQGQLGKRYSIYHGQNTARIPGFENVTAIHQAVEIWVEQKRYYDYESNSCIGGNLCHSYIQVVWKDSKEIGCSRVTCRIGGSLVVCIYRPPGNVAGQRPY